The Bacteroidota bacterium genome window below encodes:
- a CDS encoding DUF5916 domain-containing protein, producing MKTFCIIIAALIFCAFSTAQPKSMKAIRTSTPPVIDGFGDDEVWKQATIASGFVQREPLEGSPESERTEFKILYDDNNIYVYAMMYDSHSDSIVTRLARRDDIPESDWFGIGFDSYYDRQTAFIFIVLASGSKADNLTYNDGRDEDYSWDPVWQSETKILSNGWSAEFKIPLSQIRFTEGIDMWGMNVARRISRKQEETNWNLMSKNIDGVVSQFGTMAGMADVRLPKLLEVLPYAVGSSEHYPQTSDRVKIEKIRPDAGVDLKYGVSSNFTLDATINPDFAQVEADPAVLNLTTFETFYPEKRPFFIEGTQILRFVTFGGDFGPGLFYSRRIGRPISARLPGDGKIITEEPQTSTILGAAKFSGKTDGGTSIGILTGVTDEEEFSYRDTLGSIRTKQVEPSASYNLFRVKQDFWGNSNIGAIVTGTSRIGSVPAYTAGTDWDVKFDSSKYRVNGFLAVSHGTKYIDKFHRVRSQPFMQQGSAGKLNFGKVSGAWTYGGGFDFTSKKYFINDIGFFRSPNDYGVGVNGGYRNFIPGDLFRTYNFGANIHWRWNYDKMTLFRELSANAFGQFLNYWAVEGNASYSFGGEDPYEPRGYGVYHIPSSFFIRGEIESDSRKTVIVNAEENYRTFSDGSFASNTEASVIIRPTSSMEYQLSLGYGIERDLDRFVTPIVDTVITFAAVDPVALYGKRDVDGLDITLRSSVLFTHDLSLQIYNQFFWAKGNFDPSTYALLNPNRGLTPYAYTANHDFNQTSLQTNVVLRWEYREGSTFYFVWSHGRSFFQNGGYNTDLMKNLDNTFLRTSPDNVYVVKVSYWMSL from the coding sequence ATGAAAACATTCTGCATTATTATTGCCGCACTAATTTTTTGTGCCTTCAGCACCGCGCAACCAAAATCGATGAAAGCGATACGTACATCAACTCCTCCTGTCATTGATGGATTCGGAGATGATGAGGTATGGAAGCAAGCGACAATTGCTTCAGGATTTGTTCAACGTGAGCCGTTGGAAGGATCACCGGAATCGGAACGGACAGAGTTCAAAATTCTTTATGACGATAATAATATTTACGTCTATGCGATGATGTACGATTCTCATTCGGACAGTATTGTTACGCGGCTAGCACGGCGCGATGACATTCCCGAGTCTGATTGGTTCGGCATTGGTTTTGACAGCTACTATGATCGACAAACAGCATTTATCTTTATCGTTCTTGCGTCGGGTTCGAAAGCCGATAATCTGACGTATAATGACGGACGTGACGAGGACTATTCGTGGGATCCTGTTTGGCAGTCTGAAACAAAAATTCTTTCGAATGGCTGGAGTGCAGAATTTAAAATCCCATTGTCACAAATCCGTTTTACCGAAGGAATCGACATGTGGGGTATGAATGTTGCCAGAAGAATTTCCCGCAAACAGGAAGAGACCAATTGGAATTTGATGAGTAAAAACATCGATGGAGTTGTTTCTCAATTCGGGACGATGGCGGGAATGGCGGATGTAAGACTTCCAAAATTACTTGAGGTGCTTCCCTACGCTGTCGGTTCATCGGAACATTATCCTCAAACATCGGATAGAGTGAAAATTGAAAAGATACGTCCTGATGCTGGGGTCGATCTTAAATATGGAGTGTCCTCAAACTTCACACTCGATGCGACAATCAATCCGGACTTTGCCCAAGTGGAGGCGGATCCCGCTGTGTTGAATCTTACAACGTTCGAGACATTTTATCCAGAGAAAAGACCCTTCTTCATCGAAGGAACGCAAATACTTCGTTTCGTAACGTTTGGCGGGGATTTCGGTCCGGGATTATTTTATTCTCGAAGGATCGGTAGACCAATTAGTGCACGGTTGCCGGGAGACGGAAAAATCATCACCGAAGAACCACAAACCTCAACAATTCTGGGCGCGGCAAAATTTTCGGGGAAGACCGACGGAGGGACTTCGATCGGAATACTTACCGGAGTGACAGATGAAGAAGAGTTTTCTTATCGCGATACTCTTGGATCGATCAGGACAAAACAGGTTGAACCAAGTGCTTCCTATAATCTGTTCAGAGTGAAACAGGATTTTTGGGGCAACTCTAATATTGGTGCAATTGTTACCGGAACGTCACGCATAGGAAGTGTTCCAGCATATACCGCCGGGACGGATTGGGATGTGAAGTTCGACAGCAGCAAATATCGTGTAAATGGTTTTCTAGCGGTATCGCACGGGACAAAATATATTGATAAGTTTCATCGGGTTCGTTCGCAGCCGTTTATGCAACAGGGATCTGCAGGCAAATTGAATTTTGGAAAAGTAAGCGGTGCGTGGACGTACGGCGGCGGATTTGATTTTACGTCAAAAAAATATTTTATCAACGATATCGGTTTTTTTCGATCGCCGAACGATTACGGTGTTGGAGTGAACGGTGGCTACCGCAATTTTATTCCGGGAGATCTGTTTCGCACGTATAATTTTGGTGCCAACATCCACTGGCGATGGAACTATGATAAGATGACACTATTCCGTGAGCTCAGTGCCAATGCGTTCGGTCAATTTCTGAATTACTGGGCTGTTGAAGGAAACGCATCGTACTCATTCGGCGGAGAGGATCCGTACGAACCGCGCGGGTATGGTGTTTACCATATTCCATCCAGTTTCTTTATCCGCGGCGAAATCGAAAGCGATAGTAGAAAAACAGTGATTGTAAATGCGGAAGAAAACTATCGTACATTTTCTGATGGTAGTTTTGCATCGAATACGGAAGCATCCGTTATTATCCGGCCAACCTCTTCCATGGAATATCAACTCTCTCTCGGTTACGGAATCGAACGGGATCTAGACAGATTTGTTACTCCAATCGTCGATACAGTGATTACATTTGCAGCAGTCGATCCGGTAGCGCTCTACGGAAAACGAGATGTGGACGGATTGGATATTACACTTCGCAGTTCTGTTCTTTTTACACACGACCTTTCGCTGCAAATCTATAATCAATTCTTTTGGGCGAAAGGAAATTTTGATCCATCGACATATGCATTGTTGAATCCAAACAGAGGATTAACACCGTACGCATACACTGCCAATCATGATTTTAATCAAACATCATTGCAGACGAACGTCGTTCTGCGTTGGGAGTATCGCGAAGGAAGCACGTTCTATTTTGTTTGGTCGCACGGACGATCGTTCTTCCAAAATGGTGGATATAATACCGATCTGATGAAGAATCTTGACAACACATTTCTTCGAACATCACCGGATAATGTGTATGTTGTAAAGGTGAGTTACTGGATGAGTTTGTAA
- a CDS encoding DUF1761 domain-containing protein codes for MDMGIAFSNLNWLAVFCAALSSFILGGVWYSPLMFGNAWMKVAGMTEESVKQGNPGKIYGGAFILALIASINLGLFLADPKVDIAFGIAAGAATGIGWVAPAFGVVYLFEQRPTLHWFINGAYWVVAFIIMGAILGAWR; via the coding sequence ATGGATATGGGAATAGCATTTAGCAATTTGAATTGGCTCGCGGTGTTTTGCGCAGCACTTTCATCGTTCATTCTCGGCGGAGTATGGTATTCGCCCTTGATGTTCGGAAACGCCTGGATGAAGGTCGCAGGGATGACGGAAGAATCTGTGAAACAAGGGAATCCCGGAAAAATTTACGGGGGAGCGTTCATCCTCGCATTAATCGCTTCGATTAATCTAGGATTATTCCTTGCAGATCCAAAAGTTGATATTGCCTTTGGAATAGCAGCCGGAGCGGCAACAGGTATTGGTTGGGTTGCTCCAGCATTCGGCGTTGTGTACCTTTTTGAACAGCGACCGACGCTTCACTGGTTTATAAATGGAGCCTATTGGGTTGTGGCATTCATCATTATGGGTGCGATTCTTGGAGCGTGGAGATAA
- a CDS encoding sensor histidine kinase, whose product MYDENINIELNDTTIRIVLIPFFGFVIPNVTGMIDNSHYGIVQLLFAYLYFTFIAFAIWQGNRYLLFRLRLRFSWLSQPMYKVIALVVSNIFYTIPISVGLMTMWYVFAQHASADWNVIYKATALCVVCVVFITHTYETVFLIKSWGTDKTKGEQLKKAKVQAELEALKSQIDPHFMFNSLNTLSYLIENDSSKAKLYNDNLAEVYRYILYNKDRNLVLLSEELTFAEKYFSLIKIRFDNSVSFTVASTVDHDAFLIPPISLQILLENAIKHNEFSERKPMIITLDIQNEKAVITNDIRPKKIKKQSSHIGLNNLGERYKLITEKEIAIRQEAKKFIVELPLLKTS is encoded by the coding sequence ATGTACGACGAAAATATCAATATCGAATTAAACGATACCACAATCCGCATTGTCCTTATTCCTTTTTTTGGTTTCGTTATTCCAAACGTAACGGGAATGATCGACAATTCACATTATGGAATTGTGCAATTACTCTTCGCGTATCTCTATTTTACTTTTATTGCATTTGCAATTTGGCAGGGTAACAGATACTTGCTCTTCCGCCTCCGCCTCCGATTTTCATGGCTAAGCCAGCCGATGTATAAAGTGATTGCTCTCGTCGTATCGAATATCTTTTATACGATCCCAATTTCTGTCGGATTAATGACAATGTGGTACGTCTTCGCACAACACGCATCGGCGGACTGGAATGTAATTTATAAAGCGACCGCGTTATGCGTTGTCTGTGTTGTTTTTATCACGCATACGTATGAAACGGTTTTTTTGATTAAATCATGGGGGACAGACAAAACAAAGGGAGAGCAACTGAAAAAAGCTAAAGTGCAAGCAGAACTGGAGGCATTGAAAAGTCAGATTGACCCTCATTTCATGTTCAATTCACTGAATACACTTTCCTATTTGATTGAAAATGACTCTTCGAAGGCAAAATTGTATAATGATAATTTGGCAGAAGTGTACCGATATATACTCTACAATAAAGATCGGAATCTCGTATTATTAAGCGAGGAACTTACCTTTGCAGAAAAATATTTCTCGTTAATCAAAATCCGTTTTGACAATTCTGTTTCCTTCACTGTGGCGTCAACGGTGGATCATGATGCTTTTCTTATCCCACCAATCTCATTGCAGATTTTGCTAGAGAATGCGATTAAGCATAACGAATTCTCCGAACGAAAACCGATGATCATTACCCTTGATATTCAGAATGAGAAAGCCGTAATTACCAACGACATTCGGCCAAAAAAAATAAAAAAACAATCATCGCATATCGGATTAAATAATTTGGGAGAACGATATAAACTCATCACAGAGAAAGAGATTGCGATACGGCAAGAAGCAAAAAAATTTATCGTTGAACTGCCTTTGTTAAAAACATCATGA
- a CDS encoding LytTR family DNA-binding domain-containing protein — MKILIIEDERPASERLIAMILEFDHSIHILATLRSVQESIEWLSIHAAPDLILADIQLNDGLSLEIFKQQPVPSPLIFTTAFDEYLMKAFEFNSIDYLLKPLDKIKLFHALKKYQSLKQHFSGSFVSLFEQVRNNTPIKNRIVVKKGSDYITLKTEQIAYFYTEHKISFLIDIEGKRYIVDKSLSDIEHDLDDREFFRINRKYIANVDAIAKFKSQEKGKIVIEFSPPVSEEVIVSQENAAAFKKWIGK, encoded by the coding sequence ATGAAGATCCTTATCATAGAAGATGAACGGCCTGCCAGCGAACGTCTGATAGCCATGATCCTGGAATTTGATCACTCAATCCACATTCTTGCCACGTTACGGAGTGTACAGGAATCAATCGAATGGTTATCAATTCATGCTGCCCCCGATCTTATTCTTGCTGATATTCAATTGAATGATGGGCTTTCCTTAGAGATATTTAAGCAACAACCAGTCCCTTCTCCTCTCATCTTTACCACCGCATTTGATGAGTATCTGATGAAGGCATTCGAGTTCAACAGCATCGATTATCTTCTGAAACCACTAGACAAAATAAAACTGTTTCACGCCCTCAAGAAATATCAATCCCTGAAACAACATTTTAGTGGAAGTTTCGTTTCGCTGTTCGAACAAGTGCGAAACAATACGCCGATCAAGAATCGCATTGTTGTAAAAAAGGGAAGCGATTATATTACACTCAAAACAGAACAAATTGCGTATTTCTACACAGAACACAAGATTTCTTTTTTGATTGATATAGAAGGAAAGAGATATATTGTCGATAAATCCCTTTCCGATATTGAGCATGACCTCGATGATAGAGAGTTTTTCCGGATCAATAGAAAATATATTGCAAATGTTGATGCCATCGCAAAATTCAAATCGCAGGAAAAGGGAAAAATTGTGATTGAATTCTCCCCTCCTGTTTCAGAAGAAGTGATAGTCAGTCAGGAAAATGCCGCGGCATTCAAGAAATGGATCGGAAAATGA